In Clostridium sp. JN-1, one genomic interval encodes:
- a CDS encoding class I SAM-dependent methyltransferase, with protein MYKYVTNVSAISHYIIKNFCRKFNTAVDATLGNGHDCDFLSENFNHVYAFDIQSCAVDSYKSKCRNNVTVINDSHENFKNYIHNEVDCIIYNLGFLPGGDKSIVTRENSTIKSLKVALDILKCGGIICICAYPGHSEGLKEAKAVTNFVKDIPKNNYGVLIHSFANRENNPPFLISIEKNYDEVKKCKKN; from the coding sequence ATGTATAAATATGTTACAAATGTGAGTGCTATATCACATTATATTATTAAAAACTTTTGTAGAAAATTTAATACTGCAGTAGATGCTACCTTGGGTAATGGTCATGATTGTGATTTTTTAAGTGAGAACTTCAATCATGTATATGCCTTTGACATACAAAGCTGTGCTGTAGATTCATATAAATCAAAGTGCAGGAATAATGTAACAGTAATTAATGATTCTCATGAAAACTTTAAAAATTATATACATAATGAAGTTGATTGTATTATTTACAATTTAGGATTTCTTCCGGGAGGAGATAAAAGTATAGTTACTAGAGAAAATTCAACTATAAAAAGTTTGAAAGTTGCACTTGATATTTTAAAGTGCGGTGGAATAATTTGCATATGTGCTTATCCAGGTCATTCTGAAGGTTTAAAGGAGGCAAAAGCAGTTACTAACTTTGTAAAAGATATCCCTAAAAATAATTATGGAGTTTTAATTCATTCTTTTGCTAATAGAGAAAATAATCCTCCATTTTTAATATCTATTGAAAAAAATTATGACGAGGTGAAAAAATGCAAGAAAAATTAG
- a CDS encoding potassium channel family protein codes for MNFMFKKNNKNLLKFWGAMYLIVIIIFGIIYWKIANKSSGQFFIFQSDINMNIKINVFEKEMRLNTHSNQLNDTIRDLIVSEEYKRPVMKLGEERNKRINIFVFDKVLGELWANYYYEVFIQKGITHMKIDEASEEMINNTKVYKVKVSFYSLNKETNFDKYKLYKYSYLNYFKKICTANIFIKDYPLIEGIFDPNFTFYPLNFYFNYIIENSISFLDDSPIVLKKITNGTFKYPLWNFLYFSTVTITTLGYGDILPNCTLVRTLVMIEAIIGVVIIGMVVSYLFKIIDNG; via the coding sequence ATGAATTTTATGTTTAAGAAGAATAATAAAAATCTCCTTAAGTTTTGGGGAGCAATGTATTTGATTGTAATTATTATTTTTGGGATAATATACTGGAAAATTGCAAATAAATCTTCTGGTCAGTTTTTTATTTTTCAAAGCGATATAAACATGAATATTAAAATAAATGTTTTTGAAAAAGAGATGAGGTTAAATACTCATAGTAATCAATTAAATGATACTATAAGGGATCTAATTGTTTCTGAGGAATATAAAAGACCAGTCATGAAATTAGGAGAAGAAAGGAACAAAAGAATAAATATATTTGTATTTGATAAGGTATTAGGTGAATTATGGGCAAACTATTATTATGAAGTATTTATTCAAAAAGGAATAACTCATATGAAAATAGATGAAGCCTCAGAAGAAATGATAAATAATACAAAAGTTTATAAAGTTAAAGTTTCTTTTTACTCATTAAATAAAGAAACTAATTTTGATAAATATAAACTATATAAATATAGTTATTTAAATTACTTTAAAAAGATTTGTACTGCTAATATATTTATTAAGGATTATCCATTAATAGAAGGGATTTTTGATCCTAATTTTACATTTTATCCTTTGAACTTTTACTTTAATTATATTATTGAAAACTCGATATCATTTTTGGATGATAGTCCTATTGTACTTAAAAAAATAACAAATGGAACATTTAAGTATCCACTTTGGAATTTCCTTTATTTCAGTACAGTAACTATAACTACACTTGGGTATGGGGATATATTACCAAATTGTACACTAGTGCGCACCCTTGTAATGATTGAAGCTATAATTGGAGTTGTTATTATTGGAATGGTTGTTTCATATCTTTTTAAAATAATTGATAATGGATAG
- a CDS encoding DUF1097 domain-containing protein: MSAIMSGAISMGIVAWIWANLSTAIGVSVWAGFMGTTTYYASGERFIKGWVKAMAANMVGVVWAIICVECSKVFHVPNIVAIMTGIISFGIVAEAKWKHLSFVPGVFIGCSTTFGMLALNETYLSTIAALLMGSVVGILSDAGGALLVKLTNKKESKENLVGKQM; encoded by the coding sequence ATGAGCGCAATAATGTCAGGTGCTATTAGTATGGGGATAGTAGCATGGATATGGGCTAATTTATCTACAGCCATTGGAGTTTCAGTTTGGGCTGGGTTTATGGGTACTACAACTTATTATGCATCGGGAGAAAGATTTATAAAAGGTTGGGTAAAGGCTATGGCTGCAAATATGGTAGGAGTAGTATGGGCTATAATTTGTGTAGAATGTTCTAAGGTTTTTCATGTTCCTAATATTGTTGCTATTATGACAGGAATTATTTCATTTGGTATAGTTGCAGAAGCTAAATGGAAGCATTTATCATTTGTGCCAGGTGTATTTATCGGATGTTCCACAACTTTTGGAATGCTTGCTTTAAATGAAACTTATTTATCTACTATAGCAGCGCTTTTAATGGGTTCAGTTGTAGGGATACTCTCAGATGCTGGTGGAGCATTGTTAGTAAAATTAACTAATAAAAAAGAAAGTAAAGAAAATTTGGTGGGAAAACAGATGTAA
- a CDS encoding alanine--tRNA ligase-related protein codes for MTEKLYYKDQYLKECEAQVIDVIDNDKEVLVVLDKTIFYPEGGGQPSDVGEIDGIKVHHVFEKGDVIYHHMNEAPKNKKVVCKIDFDVRFDHMQQHAGEHLLSGAILKLFGGNNKGFHMGDEYVTLDVDIDHMTDDMVKTVEDEVNSYIYKDREFHTCIVSREKAEKFPIRKKLKDGESSIRIVEVKDMDCCPCCGTHVARTGEIGLIKITKTERYKGMTRIYLKCGNRALKDVQVKQDIISNLSKYLSTDEYGLIDRVQKQSNEIDELKKQVNKLNKIFADQEAEKIINRSYSKVILQNYEYMTFDQVQLIGSSLSKNDCIFILSSVCDKKIIFENNTDLDIKCGRLFKEHIRDFNGKGGGKDKRAQGTFDSEEDLIKFCDFLYSKVNESID; via the coding sequence TTGACAGAAAAATTGTATTATAAAGATCAATATTTAAAGGAGTGCGAAGCTCAAGTAATTGATGTTATAGATAATGATAAAGAAGTACTTGTAGTGTTAGATAAGACAATATTTTATCCAGAAGGAGGAGGACAGCCATCTGATGTAGGTGAAATTGATGGAATTAAAGTACATCATGTTTTTGAAAAAGGTGATGTGATATATCATCATATGAATGAAGCACCAAAGAATAAAAAAGTTGTTTGTAAAATAGATTTTGATGTGAGATTTGATCATATGCAGCAGCATGCAGGAGAACATTTACTTTCTGGAGCTATACTCAAGTTATTTGGTGGAAATAATAAAGGTTTTCACATGGGGGATGAATATGTAACTTTAGATGTTGACATAGATCATATGACAGATGATATGGTAAAGACGGTAGAAGATGAAGTTAATTCATACATATATAAAGATAGAGAATTTCATACATGTATAGTTTCAAGGGAAAAAGCAGAAAAGTTTCCAATTAGGAAAAAATTAAAAGATGGTGAAAGCAGTATAAGGATAGTAGAAGTAAAAGACATGGATTGCTGTCCCTGCTGTGGTACCCATGTAGCTAGAACAGGGGAGATAGGACTCATAAAAATAACTAAAACTGAGAGATATAAGGGTATGACTAGAATATACTTAAAATGCGGTAACAGGGCATTAAAAGATGTTCAAGTAAAACAAGATATAATAAGTAATTTAAGTAAATACCTTTCAACAGATGAATATGGTTTGATAGATAGAGTGCAGAAACAATCTAATGAAATAGATGAACTAAAAAAACAAGTAAATAAGTTAAATAAAATATTTGCAGATCAAGAAGCTGAAAAAATAATAAATAGATCATATTCAAAGGTTATATTGCAAAATTACGAGTACATGACTTTTGATCAAGTTCAGTTAATTGGAAGTTCTTTAAGTAAGAACGATTGTATATTTATACTAAGTTCTGTATGTGATAAAAAGATAATATTTGAAAACAATACAGATCTTGATATAAAATGTGGAAGACTATTTAAAGAGCATATTAGAGACTTTAATGGAAAAGGCGGCGGAAAAGATAAAAGGGCACAGGGGACATTTGATTCTGAAGAAGATTTAATTAAGTTCTGTGATTTTTTGTATTCCAAAGTAAATGAATCCATAGACTAA
- a CDS encoding Zn-dependent hydrolase produces the protein MKNDMLTCDIDRLKNKIVTFSKFGDAGHGGVTRFSLSEAAHQARAEFCKRMKAAGAEIKTDDMANIYATLKGSEDIPGVVMASHVDSVRNGGNYDGVLGVLTAMEVIETITTNKIPHRRPITAMIWTNEEGSLYPPAMMSSGVLCGKFDKAAMLASKSPEGKTFGEALKNSMYVGDEANRLNPKDYMAMIELHIEQGPVLEAEKKDIGVVEGVVGMVNYRIKTYGQSDHAGTTPMKYRRDALLAAADALKYLHQELDKLDSNLVYTTGEIVCHPCVHTVIPDYVDFSLDARHKDSEVIKQVVKVIENIPKEFDKCRVEYELQWARNTVAYDKKLVGFVKKNADAYGYSNMYIYSGAGHDAQYAAEMLPTTMIFVPSKDGHSHCELEFTPVENCWKGANVLLQTVLDVDRK, from the coding sequence ATGAAAAATGATATGTTAACTTGTGATATAGATAGATTGAAAAATAAAATAGTTACATTTAGTAAATTTGGTGATGCAGGTCATGGAGGAGTAACAAGATTTTCTTTATCAGAAGCAGCTCACCAAGCAAGAGCAGAATTTTGTAAAAGAATGAAAGCAGCTGGTGCAGAAATAAAAACAGATGATATGGCAAATATTTATGCAACACTTAAAGGTTCAGAAGATATCCCGGGAGTAGTAATGGCATCACACGTAGATTCAGTTAGAAATGGTGGAAACTATGATGGTGTTTTAGGTGTACTTACAGCAATGGAAGTAATTGAAACTATAACTACAAATAAAATTCCACATCGCCGTCCTATTACAGCTATGATTTGGACAAATGAAGAAGGCTCTCTTTATCCACCTGCTATGATGTCTTCGGGAGTTCTTTGTGGAAAATTTGATAAAGCAGCTATGTTAGCTTCAAAGAGTCCTGAAGGAAAAACTTTTGGAGAAGCTTTAAAAAACAGCATGTATGTAGGAGATGAAGCTAATAGATTAAATCCTAAAGATTATATGGCTATGATTGAATTACACATTGAACAAGGTCCTGTACTTGAAGCTGAAAAAAAAGATATAGGCGTTGTAGAAGGTGTTGTTGGAATGGTTAACTACAGAATCAAAACTTATGGACAATCTGACCATGCAGGTACTACTCCAATGAAATATAGAAGAGATGCTCTTTTAGCAGCAGCTGATGCTTTAAAATATTTACACCAGGAACTTGATAAACTTGACAGTAATCTTGTTTATACTACAGGTGAAATAGTTTGCCATCCATGTGTTCATACTGTAATTCCTGATTATGTTGATTTCTCATTGGATGCAAGGCATAAAGATTCTGAAGTAATAAAACAAGTTGTTAAGGTTATTGAAAACATTCCTAAGGAATTTGACAAGTGTAGAGTTGAATATGAACTACAGTGGGCACGTAATACTGTTGCTTACGATAAAAAATTAGTTGGCTTTGTTAAGAAGAATGCAGATGCTTATGGATATTCAAATATGTATATTTATAGTGGTGCAGGTCATGATGCTCAGTATGCAGCTGAAATGTTACCTACAACTATGATATTTGTCCCAAGTAAAGATGGACATAGCCACTGCGAACTTGAATTCACACCTGTAGAAAATTGCTGGAAGGGTGCTAATGTATTATTACAAACAGTACTCGATGTTGATAGGAAATAA
- a CDS encoding YpmA family protein encodes MQEKLELIASREFNHYEDMYKIIDFLNKNLGEYGFIFGISENNNKYIVNIYKEK; translated from the coding sequence ATGCAAGAAAAATTAGAATTAATAGCATCAAGAGAATTTAATCATTATGAAGATATGTATAAAATCATAGATTTTCTTAATAAGAACCTAGGTGAATATGGGTTTATATTTGGGATTTCGGAAAATAATAATAAATATATTGTAAATATCTATAAAGAAAAATAA
- a CDS encoding tRNA threonylcarbamoyladenosine dehydratase has translation MKQNQFSRTELLIGEPALEKLKNSTVVIFGLGGVGSFSFEALIRGGIGNLILVDDDTICLTNLNRQIHANHDTIGRPKVDVLKERALKINPNCKVETYQTFVKEDNIDEIIPIDTSYVIDAIDTVSSKIALIVWCKEHNIDIISCMGTGNKLDPTKFKISDIYSTKICPLAKVMRHELRKRNIESLKVLYSEEIPLTPKHDVITCKEGCVCSGGSKKCLAKRQIPGSISFVPPAAGMIIGGEVIKDIIKAHD, from the coding sequence ATAAAACAAAATCAATTTTCTAGAACAGAATTACTAATTGGTGAACCAGCCTTAGAAAAATTAAAGAATAGTACCGTAGTAATTTTCGGATTAGGTGGAGTCGGCAGTTTTTCATTTGAAGCTTTAATAAGAGGTGGGATAGGTAATCTAATTCTTGTAGACGATGATACTATATGTCTAACAAATCTAAATAGACAAATACATGCAAATCATGACACAATAGGCAGACCTAAAGTTGATGTTTTAAAGGAAAGAGCTTTAAAAATAAATCCTAATTGTAAAGTAGAAACATATCAAACTTTTGTAAAAGAAGACAACATAGATGAAATTATTCCAATTGATACTAGCTATGTTATAGATGCAATAGATACTGTTTCATCTAAAATAGCTTTAATAGTTTGGTGTAAGGAACATAATATAGATATAATAAGTTGTATGGGTACTGGAAATAAACTTGATCCAACTAAATTTAAAATATCAGATATCTACAGCACAAAAATATGTCCTTTGGCAAAAGTAATGAGACATGAACTTAGAAAAAGAAATATTGAAAGTTTAAAAGTTCTATACTCTGAAGAAATACCATTGACACCTAAGCATGATGTTATAACATGCAAGGAAGGTTGTGTATGTTCTGGAGGCAGCAAGAAGTGCCTTGCTAAACGACAAATACCTGGGAGTATTTCCTTTGTTCCACCTGCAGCGGGCATGATAATTGGAGGAGAAGTTATTAAAGATATAATAAAAGCTCATGATTAA
- a CDS encoding glycosyltransferase family 2 protein gives MKEFIFNSTAIFQITVFIMTMYYLILSLFGLYKKEDKGVEKCAPKNTFAMLIAAHDEEMVISNIIESLRDIDYPKELYDIFVVADNCTDNTAKIARACGAAVYERHVPDKRGKGYALEWMFDRIFKMDRKYDAIAIFDADNLVSKNFLKEMNYKLVKGYKVVQGYIDSKNPEDSWITESYSISFWTANRLFQLARSNLGLSNQIGGTGFCMDVEILKDLGWGATCLTEDLEFTCKLVLNGHKVGWAHNAIVYDEKPITLKQSWNQRKRWMKGFADVSSRFFFKLIKKFIKDRSFTALDCALYTFQPFITLLIGLSAILTLLQNNAEHGLNIFVINSLFAPVVWKTFSILQFLFTPLIMLLEKKLSKVMFGVFAIYSLNIVVFSNIFSTTPTFSQIVIANIIYLGIFISVLGIMKSKHPLKIFIWYLLYGVYTLTWIPITIQGIIGKNNKDWNHTKHVRQISIQEVE, from the coding sequence ATGAAGGAATTTATTTTTAATTCTACAGCTATTTTTCAAATAACGGTTTTCATAATGACAATGTATTATTTAATACTTTCTTTATTTGGATTGTATAAAAAAGAAGATAAGGGTGTAGAAAAGTGTGCACCAAAGAATACATTTGCTATGTTAATAGCAGCTCATGATGAAGAGATGGTTATATCTAATATCATAGAAAGTCTTAGAGATATAGACTATCCAAAAGAGTTGTATGATATTTTTGTTGTTGCAGATAATTGTACTGATAATACAGCAAAAATTGCAAGAGCGTGTGGAGCAGCTGTATATGAAAGGCATGTACCTGATAAAAGAGGAAAAGGTTATGCTCTAGAATGGATGTTTGATAGAATTTTTAAAATGGATAGGAAATATGATGCTATAGCAATTTTTGATGCTGATAACTTAGTATCAAAGAATTTTCTGAAGGAAATGAATTATAAACTTGTTAAAGGATATAAGGTTGTTCAAGGTTACATAGACAGTAAAAATCCAGAGGATTCATGGATAACTGAATCTTATTCCATATCATTTTGGACGGCGAATAGATTGTTTCAGCTTGCAAGATCAAATTTAGGATTATCAAATCAAATAGGTGGTACAGGCTTTTGTATGGATGTGGAAATACTTAAAGATTTAGGATGGGGAGCAACTTGTCTTACGGAAGATTTGGAGTTTACATGTAAACTGGTTCTTAATGGACATAAAGTTGGATGGGCACACAATGCAATAGTTTATGATGAGAAGCCAATTACTTTAAAACAGTCATGGAATCAGAGAAAAAGGTGGATGAAAGGCTTTGCAGATGTGTCTTCTAGATTTTTCTTTAAACTTATAAAAAAGTTTATAAAAGATAGAAGTTTTACTGCCTTAGATTGTGCACTGTATACATTTCAGCCTTTTATAACATTACTTATAGGTTTATCAGCTATTTTAACTTTACTGCAAAATAATGCTGAACATGGTTTAAATATATTTGTTATAAATTCCTTGTTTGCGCCTGTTGTGTGGAAAACATTTAGCATACTTCAATTTTTATTTACTCCTCTTATAATGTTACTTGAGAAAAAATTATCTAAAGTTATGTTTGGAGTTTTTGCCATATATTCTTTAAATATAGTTGTATTTTCAAATATATTTAGTACAACTCCAACATTTAGTCAAATAGTTATAGCCAATATAATTTACTTAGGTATTTTTATATCGGTTCTAGGAATTATGAAGAGTAAGCATCCATTGAAGATATTTATATGGTATTTGTTATATGGGGTTTACACTTTAACTTGGATACCAATTACTATTCAAGGCATAATAGGTAAGAATAATAAGGATTGGAATCACACTAAGCATGTAAGACAAATAAGTATACAAGAAGTTGAATAA
- the yedF gene encoding sulfurtransferase-like selenium metabolism protein YedF — MEKTIDCKGLKCPQPVINTKKYFDSIENGEATIIVDNDISKNNVSKFAENSGFKYTISQNNNLYYIKIIKEDCSCETIKFNKNLVIIISSNKLGTGDDKLGVTLMKSYLYALSESDELPTNLIFLNSGVKLTSQGSECLESLSALKDKGVKISSCGTCLDFYNLKEKLVIGEITNMYTIVEKMNSASNTIKL; from the coding sequence ATGGAAAAAACAATTGATTGCAAAGGATTAAAATGTCCTCAACCCGTTATTAACACCAAAAAATATTTTGATTCGATAGAAAATGGTGAAGCTACTATAATAGTAGATAATGATATATCTAAAAATAACGTATCTAAGTTTGCAGAAAATAGTGGATTTAAATACACCATAAGTCAAAATAATAATTTATATTATATAAAAATAATTAAAGAAGATTGTTCCTGTGAAACTATTAAATTTAATAAAAATTTAGTAATAATTATAAGCAGTAACAAACTTGGTACAGGCGATGATAAACTTGGTGTAACTTTAATGAAAAGTTATCTGTATGCATTAAGTGAAAGTGACGAATTACCTACTAATTTAATTTTTCTAAATAGTGGAGTAAAACTTACTTCTCAAGGTTCTGAATGTCTTGAAAGTCTTTCTGCACTTAAGGACAAAGGCGTTAAAATATCGAGCTGTGGAACCTGTCTTGACTTTTACAATTTAAAAGAAAAATTAGTTATCGGAGAAATCACTAACATGTATACAATAGTCGAAAAAATGAATTCAGCATCTAATACAATAAAACTTTAA
- the hydA gene encoding dihydropyrimidinase has product MKKFDMIVKDGTVVTASDTYKADIGIKDGKIVELASDLGEDGTEIVDAKNKYVFPGGIDPHTHMDMPFGGTFSSDNFKTGTIAAACGGTTTIIDFAIQPKGKSLKETAKIWREKSDGKAVIDYGIHMNITDMTEDVMNEIPEMIKEGYSSIKLYMTYEGMRVDDGTLLRTLMKVNQSGGLTCVHAENYYAIDYNTKRLLAEGKTEPIYHALSRPDLVEGEACGRAIKLARMVNAPLFVVHNTCEASISEIERARTQGYPIMGETCPQYLLLSEDNYREPGFNGAKYVMSPPLRDKKNWPVVWKALKDNTVQLVATDHCPFFMKQKELGKESFTKIPNGAPGVELRMALMYTYGVVHKKFDLNRFVQVTSTNAAKIYGMYPQKGTIAVGSDADLVVFDPNVETTVTQSMLHENVDYTPYEGFKLKGYPVTTISRGNVVAKDGKFVGKEGAGKFIIRKAPMII; this is encoded by the coding sequence ATGAAGAAATTTGATATGATAGTAAAGGATGGGACTGTTGTAACAGCTTCCGATACTTATAAAGCGGATATTGGTATAAAGGATGGTAAAATTGTAGAACTGGCATCAGATTTAGGTGAAGATGGAACTGAGATTGTAGATGCAAAGAATAAATATGTATTTCCAGGTGGAATAGATCCTCATACTCATATGGACATGCCTTTTGGAGGTACTTTCTCAAGTGATAATTTCAAAACTGGAACTATAGCAGCAGCCTGCGGCGGAACTACTACTATTATAGATTTTGCCATTCAACCAAAAGGAAAATCATTAAAGGAAACTGCTAAAATATGGCGTGAAAAGTCAGATGGTAAAGCGGTTATAGATTATGGTATTCACATGAATATAACAGATATGACTGAAGATGTCATGAATGAAATACCAGAAATGATTAAAGAAGGATACTCCAGTATTAAGTTATATATGACTTATGAAGGTATGAGAGTAGATGATGGTACTTTACTTAGAACTTTAATGAAGGTTAATCAAAGCGGTGGTTTAACTTGTGTTCATGCAGAAAACTATTATGCCATAGATTATAATACAAAAAGACTTTTAGCAGAAGGAAAAACTGAACCAATATATCATGCATTATCACGTCCGGATTTAGTAGAAGGAGAAGCTTGTGGAAGAGCTATAAAGCTTGCTAGAATGGTTAATGCTCCTCTTTTTGTAGTTCATAACACTTGCGAGGCTTCTATTTCAGAAATAGAACGTGCAAGAACCCAAGGCTATCCAATAATGGGGGAAACTTGTCCTCAATATTTATTACTTTCAGAGGACAATTACAGAGAGCCGGGTTTTAATGGAGCTAAATATGTAATGTCACCACCTCTTAGAGACAAGAAAAATTGGCCTGTTGTATGGAAAGCTTTAAAAGATAATACTGTTCAATTAGTAGCAACAGATCACTGCCCTTTCTTTATGAAACAAAAAGAATTAGGAAAAGAATCATTTACTAAGATTCCAAATGGTGCACCTGGAGTAGAACTTAGAATGGCATTAATGTATACTTACGGAGTAGTACACAAAAAATTTGATTTAAATAGATTTGTACAAGTAACATCAACAAATGCTGCTAAGATATATGGTATGTACCCGCAAAAAGGAACTATTGCAGTAGGTAGTGATGCTGACTTAGTAGTATTTGATCCAAATGTTGAAACTACAGTTACACAATCTATGCTTCATGAAAATGTAGATTATACACCTTATGAAGGATTTAAATTAAAGGGATATCCAGTAACTACAATAAGTAGGGGAAATGTAGTTGCTAAGGACGGCAAATTTGTAGGAAAAGAAGGAGCAGGTAAGTTTATAATAAGAAAAGCTCCAATGATTATATAG
- a CDS encoding carbon-nitrogen hydrolase family protein, with protein sequence MKVRVGLCQMMVIKTSKKDNIIKAKIMMEQAISKGAEIVVLPEMFNCPYNNKHFREYSEQFPNGETIRMLSNVAKEKKVYVIGGSIPELDNDNVYNTCFVFDDSGKMIGRHRKAHLFDIDIKNKIKFKESEVLTAGNEITTIDTKWGKIGAAICYDIRFPELIRAMALNGAKMVFIPASFNMTTGPAHWETLFKSRALDNQIYVIGVSPARNTSYSYVSYGNSLIANPWGEITNRLDEKEDILIGDIDLDYIDEVRESLPILKHMRPNLYDKFK encoded by the coding sequence ATGAAAGTAAGAGTAGGATTGTGCCAGATGATGGTCATTAAAACTTCTAAAAAAGACAATATAATTAAAGCAAAAATTATGATGGAACAAGCTATTTCTAAAGGTGCTGAAATTGTGGTACTTCCTGAAATGTTCAATTGCCCTTATAATAATAAGCATTTTAGAGAGTATTCAGAACAATTTCCAAATGGAGAAACTATAAGAATGCTTTCAAATGTTGCAAAAGAAAAAAAAGTATACGTAATAGGTGGTTCAATTCCAGAATTAGATAATGACAATGTATATAATACTTGCTTTGTATTTGATGACAGCGGTAAAATGATAGGAAGACATAGAAAAGCACATTTATTTGATATAGATATAAAAAATAAAATTAAATTTAAAGAATCAGAAGTATTAACGGCAGGAAATGAAATTACAACTATAGATACAAAGTGGGGGAAAATAGGAGCAGCCATATGTTATGATATCAGGTTTCCTGAGTTAATACGGGCAATGGCATTAAATGGAGCAAAAATGGTATTTATACCAGCATCATTTAATATGACTACAGGTCCAGCACACTGGGAAACATTGTTTAAATCTAGAGCCTTAGATAATCAAATTTATGTTATTGGAGTTTCTCCAGCTAGAAATACATCATATTCATATGTATCGTATGGTAATTCATTAATAGCTAATCCATGGGGTGAAATTACCAACAGATTAGATGAAAAAGAAGATATATTAATAGGAGATATAGACTTAGATTATATAGATGAGGTGAGAGAATCGCTGCCAATATTAAAACATATGAGACCTAATCTATATGACAAATTCAAATAA
- a CDS encoding pseudouridine synthase yields the protein MEERLQKYMASCGVASRRKCEDIILQGRVSVNDKVVKELGIKVHPDKDKVKLDGKPIKVENSKVYIALNKPRGYLSTVRDERGRKTIMDLLNVSERIYPIGRLDYDTSGLILLTNDGDVYNKVIHPREEKNKIYTALIEGNPDKSNIKQFESGINIDGYITSKAEFKVIKSYKNCSEVKIIIHEGKNRQIRKMCSKIGHPVINLKRIQIGQIKLGDLLEGHWRFLSKEEIDYLKTK from the coding sequence ATGGAAGAAAGACTTCAAAAATATATGGCATCTTGTGGAGTAGCTTCAAGAAGAAAATGCGAAGATATTATACTTCAAGGTAGAGTTTCAGTAAACGATAAGGTAGTAAAGGAACTTGGAATAAAAGTTCATCCAGATAAAGATAAGGTTAAACTTGATGGAAAACCTATTAAAGTAGAAAACTCAAAAGTTTACATTGCATTGAATAAGCCTAGAGGATATCTTTCTACTGTTAGAGATGAAAGAGGGAGGAAAACGATTATGGACTTATTAAATGTAAGTGAGAGAATATATCCTATAGGAAGACTAGATTATGATACTTCTGGCTTAATCTTGCTTACAAATGATGGGGACGTATATAATAAAGTAATTCATCCAAGGGAAGAAAAAAATAAAATATACACAGCTCTTATAGAGGGGAATCCTGATAAATCTAATATAAAGCAATTTGAAAGTGGAATAAATATAGATGGATATATAACATCTAAAGCAGAATTCAAGGTTATAAAAAGTTATAAAAACTGTTCTGAAGTTAAAATAATTATACACGAAGGTAAAAATAGACAAATAAGGAAGATGTGCAGCAAGATAGGTCACCCTGTGATAAACTTAAAAAGAATACAGATAGGACAAATAAAATTAGGTGATCTATTGGAAGGACACTGGCGTTTCTTATCAAAAGAAGAAATTGATTATTTAAAAACAAAGTAA